A segment of the Ipomoea triloba cultivar NCNSP0323 chromosome 1, ASM357664v1 genome:
tataattttctgtCACATTTTAGAACTCGTCTAGTGGAATTATGCTTTAAATTTATGTTGACACATCAATATTGTTTTGTATATGGTCTTCACATTTTTGAAACATTAATGTAGAATCATGTTTCAACTTTGTAACGGCATATCAGTCTATCACGCTTATCTTAATTACAGTCTTAACATTTTTGAATCACTCAAGTGTAATCATGCCTCACATTCATGACAACACATCATGATTACCTTGCATAAGGTCTTTACCTTTTTGAATCCTTCCAGTGAAATCAGGCCGCCCCATGTGACTTTATGACAACAAATCACGGTTACCTTGTTTATCGTCTTCACTTTTTTGAATACCTCGAGCGAAATCGTGCCGCTCCAACTTTATGACAACACATCACGATTACCTTGCATTTATTTGGTCTTCAGCTTTTGAATCTCTGGAGTCTTGAGCGAAACCGTGTCATCCCATGTTACTTTATGATTACAGATCACGATTACGTACCTTGTTTATAATCTTTATCTTTCTGAATCCCTTTAATAAAATCGCGCCGTCCTTGGCGTCCCATATGACTTTATGACAATAGACCACTGCTACCTTGTTTACCGTTTTCACTTTTTTGAATCCCTGAGTGAAATCATGCCGCCCCAATTTTATGACAAATAGATCACACTAATATTGTTGGACTAAATTAATTTCGTTTCatgtaattaataaaaacataaattaaaaatattacgtagtattaaaatttactctcttttttaatcaattaattcgATTGAGATCTCATCGAAAGCTaatttaacataattaattaattaaaagtattagAAATGGTAATAACATGAAAGCATGATGATGACAGCCCCCTGCATGCCCTACTGCACAAAACACACAATAAGCCACTCGGGGAAAAGATATGATAGCTGCTATCTAAAATGGCCACCACCACCATGTGGTATTGCCATTTTTTTCCTATAGACAATAGCATTTAGACAACCAATTATCAACGTACAAAAAAggctaaattaattaattaatgaataaaatattatattatagactAATTTTCCTATGTCACACCATAAATAAGTTATCATTTTAAggaaaattctataataataatacaaaattagaATACAAAGTCTATGCCCCGAAAGTGGTGGTCGAGTGGGTGGACCATAGTTCTCATATCAGAAGACTAGACATTATATTGTTGTCAACATCTTCTCAGTCGAGGCATATATATGGTTTAATTTGCAAGTTATATTATTACACTGGAGTGAGATTTAATTTACATAATGCAAACTCGCAAGTAGTGAttatagagagaaaaaaaataccaCGTCTgctactataaataaaaatgtattgtgATATGTTTATAGTAAAAGGCAATCCATTTTATTTTGGCATTGTaaaatttcttattattgtaatattatttccattattttttttaaagcattaTTGTACTATCACATGAAAGTTGTTGAATAAACATGCACGCCATGGTGTACTTAATAACTATTGGAAAAGGATACAATGTAAAAAGAATAGGAATGAAGTGtcagactatatatatatatatatatatatatatatacacatatggaGCGTCTATATCCGGTGCATTATATTTGATACGGGTGACCAActtaatcaattttataattttaaaatagataataattatgtataattttgatttgttttcaatatttttcttcttttatatcAATTTATGTTGTGCCTTTTCACATTGTGAAATCTTCTTTTGTACCCGCATTTTTTagtttaatgtattattatttgtgaagtatttaatcatttttaacTTGAAATgaattgtgtgtatatattagaTGGAGATATTATGGCAGCATTTATTTGTTCCATTGTATTCTCTTATTCGAGATTGAATACTTAGTAATAATAATGctgttaattaaaaattttaattaattaaaataagaaaaaaatttataaagtaaAACCATTTACAACTAGACAAGGGGCTTTAATTTGTACTCCTTTTATGTCAGTGATGTGAGATGTCAATTTGCCTAATCTAAAGATTCTTTAATGAAGTGATCCCATCCCtcaaattccattttttttaaataaaatttttaaataatttttttttaaatttttaattttttaaaaaattaatacagtTGGTTTGACACCTCTATATAAAGCTCTCAGATTGGTCATTTCTTCTCATCAGCCAAAGAAACTCACAAGCAATCAAGTTGCATTGCCACCTTTCCTTGCTTGCCCCCATTGCACTATTCTTTTCCCATCTCCTTCAAACCTTCCAATGGCCACTGTTGAGGTACTATACTCTCTTCAGTACTGGTTTTGCATTACatatttctcttctttttcacttgaattgAATCTGCTGTCTTTGATCCATTAATATGATGAATAATTTGATCATCTATGATATGGTCATCAACTGATATGCAAATCATGCTATgttttctgtgtttttttttggatgacaaggAAACCCACTCACTACCCGGGAGTCTGTATCCAATTTGTTTGACCCTAGTCTGTAAATAACTGCAAGGTGGTCCAAACGAGCCTAGGTTGTCCTTTGGCTCAAATTGATCAATTAGTCATTACTTGGGAGTTTGTATCCGATTTGTTTGACCTTAGGCGGTAAATGACTGCAAGGTGGTCCAAACTAGTCTAGGTTGTCCTTTGGCTCAAACAGGTCAATAGGTCATTTCTGATGGGAGTTAAATTTTTAATCTTATCAAAGTCTAACTAACTTGGTTGGGATTGTGATTTGAGCTCAGTTTTTAACCATTTGATGATTTCCCATGTCTTAGAAAATATGGCTAAGTTTGATCAATGGAAGATCTGTTGTTTTTTTGGGTGTTGATTCATGATCTTGATGGTTCTTGAAACTAAGATGAAAGTTGGCAATGATCTGTGTTTCTGGCTTCTTTTCTTTTGGATTAATCAATGATTTGCAGCTTCTTGGCATTTGATCCATTGTTGTTGCTTCCTTAAACTGCAGGTTGAATCATCTCCGGCAACAATCGTAGAGAATGTCACGCCGGAAGTTGAGGTGAAGCCAGCGCCGGAGGAAccaacggcggcggcggcggagccTGAGGCGGTTGTGCAAGAAGCAGAGCCGGAAGTTACAAAGCCCGAGGAGGAGAAGCCAGCAGCCGAAGAAGAAGCCGAGGCGCCGGCTGCCGAAGTCGCCGTCGAGACTAAGGAAGCGGAACCCGAAGCGCCGGCGCTGGAGCCGGCTGAAGAGAAGGCGGAGGAGCCGGCTGCAGCCGCCGTACTTGAAGAAGCGGCTGAGGTAAAAGAGCCAGTAGCCGCCGAGGAGGAAACTCCGGCGGCTGAAACCAAGACCGAGGAAGCTGCAGCTCCGGCTCCACCGGCTGAAGCCGTCACAGAGGAGACCGTAGCCGCCGAGGCTGCGGCGGAGGaacccgccgccgccgccgccgctgaaGTTACAGATGAGAAAGCTGCAGAGTAAATTGATGGTGGATGGTTGTGCTGAGGTCTTTTTAGACTTTGCATGTCTTAGAGTTAAGGTTGGGTTAAGTTCTATTTATATTTGCTGCTATTatgcttttttattattattatagcgGCGGCGGCGGGTTCCTCCGCCGCAGCCTCGGCGGCTACGGTCTCCTCTGTGACGGCTTCAGCCGGTGGAGCCGGAGCTGCAGCTTCCTCGGTCTTGGTTTCAGCCGCCGGAGTTTCCTCCTCGGCGGCTACTGGCTCTTTTACCTCAGCCGCTTCTTCAAGTACGGCGGCTGCAGCCGGCTCCTCCGCCTTCTCTTCAGCCGGCTCCAGCGCCGGCGCTTCGGGTTCCGCTTCCTTAGTCTCGACGGCGACTTCGGCAGCCGGCGCCTCGGCTTCTTCTTCGGCTGCTGGCTTCTCCTCCTCGGGCTTTGTAACTTCCGGCTCTGCTTCTTGCACAACCGCCTCAggctccgccgccgccgccgttggTTCCTCCGGCGCTGGCTTCACCTCAACTTCCGGCGTGACATTCTCTACGATTGTTGCCGGAGATGATTCAACCTGCAGTTTAAGGAAGCAACAACAATGGATCAAATGCCAAAAGCTGCAAATCATTGATTAATCCAAAAGAAAAGAAGCCAGAAACACAGATCATTGCCAACTTTCATCTTAGTTTCAAGAACCATCAAGATCATGAATCAACACCCAAAAAACAACAGATCTTCCATTGATCAAACTTAGCCATATTTTCTAAGACATGGGAAATCATCAAATGGTTAAAAACTGAGCTCAAATCACAATCCCAACCAAGTTAGTTAGACTTTGATAAGATTAAAAATTTAACTCCCATCAGAAATGACCTATTGACCTGTTTGAGCCAAAGGACAACCTAGACTAGTTTGGACCACCTTGCAGTCATTTACCGCCTAAGGTCAAACAAATCGGATACAAACTCCCAAGTAATGACTAATTGATCAATTTGAGCCAAAGGACAACCTAGGCTCGTTTGGACCACCCTTGCAGTTATTTACAGACTAGGGTCAAACAAATTGGATACAGACTCCCGGGTAGTGAGTGGGTTTccttgtcatccaaaaaaaaacacagaaaacATAGCATGATTTGCATATCAGTTGATGACCATATCATAGATAGATCAAATTATTCATCATATTAATGGATCAAAGACAGCAGATTcaattcaagtgaaaaagaagagaaatatGTAATGCAAAACCAGTACTGAAGAGAGTATAGTACCTCAACAGTGGCCATTGGAAGGTTTGAAGGAGATGGGAAAAGAATAGTGCAATGGGGGCAAGCAAGGAAAGGTGGCAATGCAACTTGATTGCTTGTGAGTTTCTTTGGCTGATGAGAGAAATGACCAATCTGAGAGCTTTATAGAGGTGTCAAACAactgtattaattttttaaaaaattaaaaatttaaaaaaaatatttaaaattttttaaaaaaaatggaatttgaGGGATGGGATCACTTCATTAAAGAATCTTTAGATTAGGCAAATTGACATCTCACATCACTGACATAAAGGAGTACAAATTAAAGCCCCTTGTCTAGTTGTAAATGGTttactttataaatttttttcttattttaattaattaaaatttttaaaacagcATTATTATTACTAAGTATTAATCTCGAATAAGAGAATACAATGGAAACAAATAAATGCTGCCATAATATCTCCAtctaatatatacacacaattcATTTCAAgttaaaaatgattaaatacttcacaaataataatacattaaactAAAAAATGCGGGTACAAAGAAGATTTCCAATGTGAAAAGGCACACATAAATTGatataaaagagaaaaatattgaaaacaaatcaaaattatacataattattatctattttaaaatataaatgattaaGTTGGTCACCCGTATCAAATATAATGCACCGATATAGACGCTCCatatgtgtaataatatatatatactatagtaATATAGTCGACTCTTCATTCCTATTCTTTTACATTGTATCCTTTTCCAATAGTTATTAAGTACACCATGGCGTGCATGTTTATTCAACAACTTTCATGTGATAGTACAATAatgcttaaaaaaaataatgaaaataatattacaataataNNNNNNNNNNNNNNNNNNNNNNNNNAATTTTattagaggaagaaaaaaatggatGAATAAACATGATCCTTTATTAAATTGAGCAatcaaaacatgtcaaattataatgaatagaaaataagaataaaaatagaaatacatgtaaaattactcatgttaaatttaaaatagatttttttttgaagaaaaaatttaaaatagatTATTCGTTCTTAAAAATAACAATGTGATGAATTGTGCATGATATTTACACCGAATGTCCATTGCTTACCTACCTGGCCTCCACATTTGATATGTCTAACAAAATCTGATTGTTTAGACAAGGAAACTTCTATTTGGCCCAATGACAACTCACCATATATAAGATGTATGAAATTTCAactcaatttctttttaataggatattgtaattaattttcgtTTTTTTTGGTAAGTATACTTGTCAGTAATTATGGAGGTTTACCTTATCATGCTATTTTCATTTTGTgcatttagaaaaataattaataattaaataaaaccaaTAAGTCGTTGCATAATTgatctaataaaaatttatatataatcatatgaTTTTATTCATCAGTAGGCATGAGAACCACGAGTTACATCAATCTAGTTGATATAATCAACTAGAATTGCGTCAATCAAGTTAGGGATAATAATCTGAATGGACTATTATTAGCGAACCTAACATTTAAAGTTAATAACTAATCTTGCTCAACTAGATGCAATGTGGCAAATGTAAGTGTCAAAAGGTAAAGAGAAGGACCATACCAAAAGGTAAGGAAacataaactaataaaattattatttgccaAAGCTCCAAAGGGACCATACCACATCTCATCTCATCAAACCCCAGCAAACCTCATCTGATAGTGACCCAAGTGATGACAGACATTACAAATTCTCCTCCACtataattcataacataatagtCTGAAGTTACAGATGAGAAAGCTGCAGAGAAAATTGGTGGTGGATGGTTGTGCTGAGGTGTTTTTAGACTTTGCATGTCTTAGAGTTAAGGTTGGGTTAAGTTCTATTTATATTTGCTGCtattatgctttatttttattattatcatctttatattattataattatgttatgaattataGTGGAGGAGAATTTGTAATGTCTGTCATCACTTGGGTCACTATCAGATGAGGTTTGCTGTGGTTTGATGAGATGAGATGTGGTATGGTCCCTTTGGAGCTTTggcaaataataaattttattagtttatgtTTCCTTACCTTTTGGTATGGTCCTTCTCTTTACCTTTTGACACTTACATTTGCCACATTGCATCTAGTTGAGCAAGATTAGTTATTAACTTTAAATGTTAGGTTCGCTAATAATAGTCCATTCAGATTATTATCCCTAACTTGATTGACGCAATTCTAGTTGATTATATCAACTAGATTGATGTAACTCGTGGTCTCATGCCTACTGATGAATAAAAtcatatgattatatataaaatttttattagatCAATTATGCAACGACTTAttggttttatttaattattaattatttttctaaatgcACAAAATGAAAATAGCATGATAAGGTAAACCTCCATAATTACTGACAAGTatacttaccaaaaaaaaacgaaaattaattacaatatcctattaaaaagaaattgagtTGAAATTTCATACATCTTATATATGGTGAGTTGTCATTGGGCCAAATAGAAGTTTCCTTGTCTAAACAATCAGATTTTGTTAGACATATCAAATGTGGAGGCCAGGTAGGTAAGCAATGACATTCGGTGTAAATATCATGCACAATTCATCACATTGTTATTTTTAAGAACGAATAatctattttaaattttttcttcaaaaaaaaaatctattttaaatttaacaatgagtaattttacatgtatttctattttttattcttattttctattcattataatttgacatgttttgatTGCTCAATTTAATAAAGGATCATGTTTATTcatccattttttttcttcctctaataaaatttgaacatgAGTGTGAATAAAAGTTGGAAGTaaattttcgcaaatatttgaaatatttttctttaacaatAAGATGTCATatcaacatttatttatttttttttgttcatctataattatttttaaacaattttttttttgtgaaactATGCGGGAATTAATTAACCCTACTAAACCTACCACCACTGGTCAAAAGGAGTCTTAAGATGTCTTCGGGTGGAGTCTCTAAGACAATTATTGTTCCCACATTTTTAGTTTGACCAAGATTTACATATTTATCGCGTTTGAAGATCAacatacttttaaaatattattcaaatagGACCCGATTCGAATCAATTCAATGAATCATTTTCATCTCAAAATCAAAGGGGAGCTAAAGAAAGAAACGGTCAGGCCGGAATATGAGAAACgcctaatttttgaatttaaagCTCTTTCTTTTTAACTAGGGGTGttcattcggttaaccgaaccgaactaaCAAAATCGAATTAACCGAACTTGTCAAAccctttaaccgttaaccgaaccgaagtttCTATttccgaattaaccgaaccgaaatttttttcggttaaccgattaaccgaagttttaaatcaaattttgaaattctttaaatacaaagtaaatCCAAACATCCTGGATGCTCCatccattcatatatataaattctttaAATACAAAGTAGGGATTTggcatgttatatatatatatatggagcgTCTATACTCGATGCATTATATACCTAAAAACATCTAGTTTGCACCCTATCCATTCAACCAAGAATCACAATTCGTTTATGAAATATGTccaaattaaccaaaaaaaagaagagaggcTACAATCATAAAAGTACATGGCTAAAAGCACAACTAATTTCCACATCAGCTATAaagcttattaaaaaaatataaacatcaaattattttttttggtgaatggTAAGTACAATCTGATCCTAACTATAATATCATGATTATGCCAACATTCTTGATTAAGGTGAGTCTGAAACTTGTGACATTTCCATTTGAAATGGTAGCATTGATGTCGGTACCACCACAAGGTAATTGGCATAAAcatcaaattataaaatgtaaaaaaataaaaataaaaaaaaattaaaaaaccgGATATGGCGGCACGGCCATaaattttcttcaattattaaaagtttcaataaataaataaaaagatgaaGCATGATCCACCAATCCAACTCACGGCGGTAAACAGGCTTGCCTCCGACTTCAGTCTCTGAGCGAGAGAGTGTGAGACTCAAGTCTCGCCGACCTCAGCGGTTGCAGGCCTGCAGccatggcggcggcggcggctacCTCTCGGTTTCTCGGCCACAAGCCTCTTCACACTGTAATCTTCTATCCTGTTATCTCTAATTCACTCGCACATATATACGCAGTGCGCTCAATCTCGCGGCGCGCgcatatatttcaaaatttccgATTCACTTCTAAATTCATCACTATTTCGAAGTTTTTGCTAGTAACTGATGTTCGTGCGCCATTACGATTTCTGTTCTTCGCTTggactattttatttataatttttgaagcTTGATTTTTAGCAATTTCGTCTCGAATAAGATAATCTGTTCGAACTCCATCTCTTGAGTCTCGTCTGTCGATCTATACGCTAAATTAGACCACACAAAAGAGGACGTACTGAGGAGATATTTGTTTACATGAAGTTGTGTTTGATTCCGTGGTGTTGACAGAAATCTCAATGAatgattttaacttttttcctaCAGCTTAAACTTGTGATGAAGCTATTACACGATTCAGGCCCTTTCAAGGACGATCTGGAGCTGAAGTAAGGAATTTCCCTTTAGTAGTCTCCGGGGATGATAAAGGTCAGGCCACTAAAAGCAAACTATTCTTGGTTGTTTATACTGTACATATAAATTAACGTCAAGATGTTTGTGGGTGTCTTGGTGAATACCTCGAATTAGAAAAGTTGTGAATAACGGAATGAGAATCTCATACGTgtacagcaaaaaaaaaattacttttattgGAAAGCGATAATATTATGTTTCATTCTGcaactataaataaaaatgtattgtgACATGTTTATAGTAAGAGGCAATCCATTTTATTTTGGCATTGTAAACTTtcttatttttgtaatattattcCATTATTTTTCTAAAGCATTATTGTACTATCAGATGAAAGTTGTTGAATAAACATGCACACCATGGTGTACTTAATAACTATTGGAAAAGGATACAATGTAAAAAGAATAGGAACGAAGTGTcagaccatatatatatatatatggagcgTCTATACTCGATGCATTATATTTGATACGGGTGacaacttaattaattttataattttaaaatagacaataattatgtttaattttagtttgttttcaatatttttcttcttttatatcAATTTATATTTGTGCCTTTTTACAATGTGAAATCTTCTTTTGTATCCCATTTTTTAGtctaatgtattattatttgtaaagtatttaaatatttttaacatgAAATgaattgtgtgtatatattagaTGGAGATATTATGGCAGCATTTATTTGTTCCATTGTATTCTCTTATTTGAGATCGAATAGTTAGTAATAATAATGcggttaattaaaaaataataattcattaaaataagaaaaaagtttCTAAAGTAAAACTTAGTGATAATAATGcggttaattaaaaaaaattaattcattaaaataagaaaaaagtttCTAAAGTAAAACTTAGTGATAATAATGcggttaattaaaaaaaaattcattaaaataagaaaaaagtttCTAAAGTAAAAACATTTACAACTAGACAAGGGGCTTTAATTTGTACTCCTTTTAGGTCAGTGATGTGAGATGTCAATTTGCCTAATCTAAAGATTCTTTAATGAAGTGATCCCATCCCTCAAATTccattctttttaaataaaatttttcaattttttaaaaatatttttttttcaatttttatttttaaaaaaaattaatacagtTGGTTTGACACCTCTATATAAAGCTCTCAGATTGGTCGTTTCTTCTCATCAGCCAAAGAAACTCACAAGCAATCAAGTTGCCACCTTTCCTTGCTTGCCCCCATTGCACTATTCTTTTCCCATCTCCTTCAAACCTTCCAATGGCCACTGTTGAGGTACTATACTCTCTTCAGTACTGGTTttgcattacatatatatatttctcttctttttcacttgaaatgaATCTGCTGTCTTTGATCCATTCATATAATTCATCAGACCACAAACCCAGCATTTGTTGCTGGGTTTTTCTTGTTCTGATGATGAATAATTTGATCATCTGTGATGGTCATCAACTGATATGCAGATCATACTATGTTTTCTGTGTTTTTTGTTGGATTTGACAAGGAAACCCAGTCAGGTAGCTTGTATCTTATTTGTTTGACTCTAGCCCGTAAATGGCTGTAAGGCGGTCTGATCTAAACCAGCCTAAATTGTCCTTTGGCTCAAATTGGTCAATTAGTCACTATTTAAGAGTTTGTATCCTATTTGTTTGACCTTAGTTGACAAATAACTGCAAGGTGATTCAAGCCAGCTTAGGTTGTCCTTTGACTCAAACCAGTCAATAGGACGCTTCTCATGGGAGTTAAACACATAATCTTACCAAGTCTAACCAGCTTGGCTCAGATTGTGTAATTTGGTGGT
Coding sequences within it:
- the LOC116027749 gene encoding induced stolen tip protein TUB8-like, translating into MATVEVESSPATIVENVTPEVEVKPAPEEPTAAAAEPEAVVQEAEPEVTKPEEEKPAAEEEAEAPAAEVAVETKEAEPEAPALEPAEEKAEEPAAAAVLEEAAEVKEPVAAEEETPAAETKTEEAAAPAPPAEAVTEETVAAEAAAEEPAAAAAAEVTDEKAAE